One genomic region from Streptomyces sp. NBC_01431 encodes:
- a CDS encoding thiolase family protein: protein MPRTVRDVVFVDGVRTPFGKAGPKGIYHETRADDLVVKAIRELLRRNPALDPAKIDEVAIAATTQIGDQGLTLGRTAGILAGLPQSVPGYSIDRMCAGALTAVTTAAGSVAFGAYDAVIAGGVEHMGRHPMGEGVDPNPRFVSEKLVDESALFMGMTAENLHDRYPHITKQRTDEYAVRSQEKAAKAYADGKIQQDLVPISVRNTNAEVGETGWGLVTADEPMRPGTTLESLAGLKTPFRVHGNVTAGNAAGLNDGATASIIASEEFARENGLPVKMRLVSYAFAGVEPEVMGYGPIPATEKALAKAGLTIEDINLFEINEAFAVQVLAFLDHYGIADDDARVNQYGGAIAFGHPLASSGVRLMTQLARQFEEQPEVRYGLTTMCVGFGMGATVIWENPHHKDAGGSK, encoded by the coding sequence GTGCCTCGTACCGTCAGGGACGTCGTCTTCGTCGACGGCGTCCGCACCCCGTTCGGCAAGGCGGGCCCGAAGGGCATCTACCACGAGACCCGGGCCGACGATCTGGTCGTCAAGGCGATCCGGGAGCTGCTGCGCCGCAACCCGGCCCTCGACCCCGCGAAGATCGACGAGGTGGCCATCGCCGCCACCACGCAGATCGGTGACCAGGGCCTGACCCTGGGCCGCACCGCCGGCATCCTCGCGGGCCTCCCGCAGTCCGTCCCCGGTTACTCCATCGACCGCATGTGCGCGGGTGCGCTCACGGCCGTCACCACCGCCGCCGGCTCCGTCGCCTTCGGCGCGTACGACGCCGTGATCGCCGGTGGCGTCGAGCACATGGGCCGCCACCCCATGGGCGAGGGCGTCGACCCGAACCCGCGGTTCGTCAGCGAGAAGCTCGTCGACGAGTCGGCCCTGTTCATGGGCATGACCGCCGAGAACCTGCACGACCGCTACCCGCACATCACCAAGCAGCGCACCGACGAGTACGCGGTGCGCTCACAGGAGAAGGCCGCCAAGGCGTACGCCGACGGCAAGATCCAGCAGGACCTGGTGCCGATCTCGGTGCGCAACACCAACGCCGAGGTGGGCGAGACCGGTTGGGGTCTGGTCACCGCCGACGAGCCGATGCGTCCGGGCACCACCCTGGAGAGCCTCGCGGGCCTGAAGACGCCGTTCCGCGTGCACGGCAACGTGACCGCGGGCAACGCGGCGGGCCTCAACGACGGCGCCACCGCGTCGATCATCGCGTCCGAGGAGTTCGCGCGCGAGAACGGCCTCCCGGTCAAGATGCGCCTCGTCTCGTACGCCTTCGCCGGCGTCGAGCCGGAGGTCATGGGCTACGGCCCGATCCCCGCGACCGAGAAGGCCCTCGCCAAGGCGGGCCTGACGATCGAGGACATCAACCTCTTCGAGATCAACGAGGCGTTCGCCGTCCAGGTCCTCGCGTTCCTGGACCACTACGGCATCGCCGACGACGACGCGCGCGTCAACCAGTACGGCGGCGCCATCGCCTTCGGCCACCCACTCGCCTCCTCCGGCGTACGCCTGATGACGCAGCTGGCGCGGCAGTTCGAGGAGCAGCCGGAGGTCCGCTACGGCCTCACCACCATGTGCGTCGGCTTCGGCATGGGCGCCACGGTCATCTGGGAGAACCCGCACCACAAGGACGCCGGAGGCAGCAAGTGA
- a CDS encoding 3-hydroxyacyl-CoA dehydrogenase NAD-binding domain-containing protein gives MSTTTAELLKGAAELFPDEVVTSAHVRHLELPYGAGRFALITLDNGFDHTKPTTFGPGSLANLNAAIDQVEKEAAEGSIVGAGVTGKPFIFAVGADLKGVEILKRHEDALAIGKSGHEVFKRLSALAVPTFAYYNGAAMGGGVEVGLHCTYRTVSKALPAFSLPEVFLGLVPGWGGCTLLPNLIGADRAVSVIIENSLNQNRQLKGAQVFELGIADALFEGADFLEQSLIWTANVLKGDVTVERPEVDRGEAWDQAVAKGRFIADSKVHGAAPAAYRALDIIAASKDGDLQAGFDAEDTALADLIMGGELRSGIYAFNLVQKRAKRPAGAPDKNLARPVTKVGVVGAGLMASQLALLFLRRLEVPVVLTDIDQERVDKGVGYVHAEIDKLLSKSRINQDKANRLKGLVSGVLDKAEGFSDADFIIEAVFEEIGVKQQVFAEVEAVAPAHAILATNTSSLSVTEMASKLKHPERVVGFHFFNPVAILPLLEIVRGEQTDDASLATAFGVARKLKKTAVLVKDAPAFVVNRILTRFMGEIQNVIDEGTPVAVAEKAVEPLGLPMSPLVLLELVGPAIGLHVSETLNRAFPDRFTVSENLAAVVKAGKRGFYKYDSGKPELDPEVAALLKQGDVALTEEQTRDRVLDAVAQEIGLMLAEGVVAEAQDIDLCLITGAGWPFHLGGITPYLDREGVSERVNGKKFLAQGVASVPA, from the coding sequence GTGAGCACCACCACCGCTGAGCTTCTCAAGGGCGCGGCCGAGCTGTTCCCGGACGAGGTCGTGACGTCCGCGCACGTACGCCACCTCGAACTGCCCTACGGCGCCGGCCGCTTCGCGCTCATCACGCTCGACAACGGCTTCGACCACACCAAGCCGACCACCTTCGGTCCCGGCTCGCTGGCGAACCTCAACGCCGCCATCGACCAGGTCGAGAAGGAGGCCGCCGAGGGCTCCATCGTCGGCGCCGGTGTCACGGGCAAGCCGTTCATCTTCGCGGTCGGCGCCGACCTCAAGGGCGTCGAGATCCTCAAGCGCCACGAGGACGCGCTCGCCATCGGCAAGAGCGGCCACGAGGTCTTCAAGCGCCTTTCCGCGCTGGCCGTGCCGACCTTCGCGTACTACAACGGTGCCGCGATGGGCGGCGGTGTCGAGGTCGGTCTGCACTGCACCTACCGCACCGTCTCCAAGGCGCTGCCCGCGTTCTCGCTGCCCGAGGTCTTCCTCGGTCTGGTCCCGGGCTGGGGCGGCTGCACGCTGCTCCCCAACCTGATCGGCGCCGACAGGGCCGTCTCGGTGATCATCGAGAACTCGCTGAACCAGAACCGCCAGCTCAAGGGCGCGCAGGTCTTCGAACTCGGCATCGCCGACGCCCTCTTCGAGGGTGCCGACTTCCTGGAGCAGTCCCTCATCTGGACCGCGAACGTCCTGAAGGGCGACGTCACCGTCGAGCGCCCCGAGGTCGACCGCGGCGAGGCCTGGGACCAGGCCGTCGCCAAGGGCCGCTTCATCGCGGACTCCAAGGTGCACGGCGCCGCCCCGGCCGCCTACCGCGCCCTGGACATCATCGCGGCGTCGAAGGACGGCGACCTCCAGGCCGGTTTCGACGCCGAGGACACCGCACTCGCCGACCTGATCATGGGTGGCGAACTGCGGTCCGGCATCTACGCGTTCAACCTGGTCCAGAAGCGCGCCAAGCGCCCGGCCGGTGCGCCGGACAAGAACCTGGCGCGCCCGGTCACCAAGGTCGGCGTCGTGGGCGCGGGCCTGATGGCCTCGCAGCTCGCCCTGCTGTTCCTGCGCCGCCTGGAGGTGCCGGTCGTCCTGACCGACATCGACCAGGAGCGCGTCGACAAGGGTGTGGGCTACGTCCACGCCGAGATCGACAAGCTGCTCTCGAAGTCCCGGATCAACCAGGACAAGGCCAACCGCCTCAAGGGCCTGGTCTCCGGCGTCCTCGACAAGGCCGAGGGCTTCTCGGACGCCGACTTCATCATCGAGGCCGTCTTCGAGGAGATCGGCGTCAAGCAGCAGGTGTTCGCGGAGGTCGAGGCGGTCGCCCCGGCGCACGCGATCCTCGCCACCAACACCTCCTCGCTGTCGGTCACCGAGATGGCGTCGAAGCTCAAGCACCCCGAGCGGGTCGTCGGCTTCCACTTCTTCAACCCGGTCGCGATCCTGCCGCTCCTGGAGATCGTGCGCGGCGAGCAGACCGACGACGCCTCGCTGGCCACGGCCTTCGGCGTCGCGCGCAAGCTGAAGAAGACCGCGGTGCTGGTGAAGGACGCCCCGGCGTTCGTCGTCAACCGCATCCTGACCCGCTTCATGGGCGAGATCCAGAACGTCATCGACGAGGGCACTCCGGTCGCCGTCGCCGAGAAGGCCGTCGAGCCGCTCGGTCTGCCGATGTCGCCGCTGGTCCTGCTTGAGCTGGTCGGCCCGGCCATCGGTCTGCATGTGTCGGAGACCCTCAACCGCGCCTTCCCGGACCGCTTCACGGTCTCCGAGAACCTGGCCGCGGTGGTCAAGGCCGGCAAGCGCGGCTTCTACAAGTACGACTCCGGCAAGCCGGAGCTGGACCCCGAGGTCGCGGCCCTCCTCAAGCAGGGCGATGTCGCGCTGACCGAGGAGCAGACCCGCGACCGCGTCCTGGACGCGGTGGCGCAGGAGATCGGTCTGATGCTGGCGGAGGGCGTCGTCGCCGAGGCCCAGGACATCGACCTCTGCCTGATCACGGGCGCCGGCTGGCCCTTCCACCTGGGTGGCATCACGCCGTACCTGGACCGCGAAGGCGTCTCGGAGCGCGTCAACGGCAAGAAGTTCCTGGCGCAGGGCGTCGCGAGCGTCCCGGCGTAA